A window of Pararhodobacter sp. genomic DNA:
CAGGTGTCTCGCGCGTCCAGGACCTCCAGCGCCTTGCGTTCGGCCAGGGGGCAGGCGGCGGGTGACGGTGCCACCCGGGCGGGCGTGTTCCGGGCGGCGCTGCGTGGCTTTGTCGCCCAACACCTGATGCGGGTCGTCGATGCCGTGGCGCGCCCAGCCCTTGGCCTCGCGCGCCTTGCTGCCAAAGGGCTGCGCGGTCTTTCCCCAGACGCGGTCCTGTTCCATCGTGGCTTGCGTCTCGGCCTCGGTCTGGCCGTCAAAGAAATTCCACTTCAGGTTGTATTCGCGGACATGCTCTTTGCAAAACCACAGATAGTCGTCCAGTTGATCGCGGGCGCGCGGCGCGCGATATTGCCCGGTCTCCTCGCAGCCCGGATGCTGGCACTGCTTGGCCGAGGTTTCCACAGCGCCGGACAAGCCGCGACGACCGCGGGATTTCTTTTTCTTGTCGGTCGACGCTCGCATGTCGAAGTTGAAAGGATCGCGGGCCATGGGACTCCTGCAGTGCTAAGTGTGCTTCGATCGCGGGCGGGGCCATTTGGCCCCTTGCGAGTCGGAGGCGTGAGTTTAAATGTTCCAAGAGGCAAATGAAAAGGGCCAGTTGTACATGAATGACGACATCCGCGTGAGCGACCAGATTGAAACCCGTCTCCGGGCGGCGTTTACACCACGATCCTTGCACATCGAGGACGAAAGCGAATCCCACCGGGGCCACGCGGGCTATCGAGACGGCGGGCAAAGCCATTTCCATGTGGCTCTGGATGCCCCGGAACTGGACGCATTGTCACGCGTGGCGCGCCATCGGGCGGTTCACAAGGCAATCGGCGATGATCTTGTCGCCCAGATCCACGCGCTACGCCTGACATTGGGGTCATAGCGCCGGAAATCAAGGCCGGGCGCGGGCGGTCAGTCGGGCGGTCAGGCGGGCGGTCAGTCGGCGTCGTCGTCGGATTTTGACGCGCGGGGCCGCAAGATCGGCTCGGGGCGCGAGGCCATGTCGGGGCGATTCAGCGGGCTCGCGCGAAACAGCGGCTCTTGGCGGCTGGGTTGCGGGCGGCGCACTGGCGGGGGTTCGGGCGTCGGCTGGGGGTCCGGCTCTGGCGCGACATGTCGGCGGGCGGGCTCGGCGCGAAGCGGGGTCGCGTGACGCTGTGTTTCAGCGCGTGGCGCGTCATACTGGGGGTCGTCGTACCCGGGGTCGTCATAGGCGCTCGTGTCATCCTGATACGGTGCCTCTGCCTCCTGCGCCGCGGCCAGCGCGGCCCCCGCGTCGGGGCGCAGGCCGCCGACGGGCCGGGCAAACACCATGACCGTCTGAACCGATGTCTTGACCCGCCCCAAAATCGAGCGTTCCTCGCAGGTCAGGGACTCGGTGCGCTGGAACTGCCATCCACCGGCGGCTTCGGCGTTGATACACTCGGCCAGAGCATGCGAAAACCGCTGGGCCGTGGACTTGAGTCCTTTGGCCTTGGCCGCGTGGACCGGGGCGGGGACGACTTTGTATTCGTACATCTTGGATTTCCGACGCTTGTTTTACAGGCCTTTTGCGGCAATTTCCACCATATTGCAAGCCACCGCCCATCGGACCGGCTGTCATCCGCCGCGCCGTTTTCCTGACCCACGAGCTTTTGATTGATCGGAGCCGGAACACGATGCTAGCCTAGATGCATGTATTTTTATGGAGGACCCATAATGCTGAATTTTCGAACTTTGGCGACGGCCTCGGCCCTGGGCACATTTCTGGCATTTCCCGCCGTGTCGCAGGTCGCCTTGGGCGGCATGATTACGGGCAGTGATTTTGACCGGGTCATGGAGATCGCCGGCAGCTATGGACCCGTGGAGCGCCGGACCGACGAGGTCGGCGACTGGATTCGCGGCGAAATGGGCGGCACGGTCTATACCATCACCTTCCTGAATTGCGACGACAATGACCAGAACTGCACCTCGCTGCAATTTCGGGCGTGGTGGAACTCCAATGGCAATTACACCGCCGATCATATGAACCAGTGGAACCGGGATCGTCGGTTTTCCGATGCCTATCTCGACTCGCGCAACAACCCGACGATCGAGTTTGACGTGAACCTGGCCGGCGGCGTCACCGCGGTCAATTTCGATGACACGGTGCAGTGGTGGCAGGCGGTCCTGCGCCAGTTTCAGGATATGGTGATCGACCCGGTCTCGCGCGGCCAGCCGCCCGTGACCTCGTCAACACCCGTGCCCGAAATGCCGCCGGTCCAGACCCCGCCGAGCAAGTGAGCGCGCGGCGATCCGGCTCAGCCCTCGCATTGGGGCAGAGCGCGGGTGAACTCGGCGACCTCGCGGCGTTTCGCGGGGTCGCGCATCGGCGGCCAGTCTGCGGCGATGCCGCCCCGGCCCGCGGCCACGACCCCGTCACGGGTGACCGCCGAGGTGGCGATGCGCACCGCGCAGGCCAGATTGGCCGCGCCGTTGAACAACCCGGCTTCCGGCAGGCTGCAATCGTGATGCTGCGCCGTCTGCGGCGAGATCTGCAACAAGCCCCGATACCGCCCGCCACCGCCCGAGGCGCGTGGGTTCCAGGTGCTCTCGAACCGGGCGAGGCCCGAGAAGAACGCGACATAGAACGCCGCGCGCTCGTCTTCCGAGGCATCCGCATAGCCCGGACACCACGTCTGAATATCTTCCGGCGTCAACGCCAGCATCTCGGCGCCATCGGTGCGCAGTGCCTGCATCATGGCGCTGTTCCACAGATCCGCCTCGGGGCGATGGTCCCAGCGGGCTGCCACCTCCATGTCATTGGTCGTGGCGTTGATCTGGGATGAACAGGCGGACAGGGCAGCAATCGACAGGATTGCGAAGATCGAAGCAGGGCGCATGAGGGCTCACTCTGGTTTGCTTCACGTTCCTTGACTGCGCACACCGATTCGCGCAAGCGACGCCAGCCTGTGCCCGGTTGCCGTGCGCGGAAAGCCGCCGCGCGGAAAACCGCTTCCCTCTTTGGGCGAGTCACACTAGAAACGGGCGCAAATCTTGATAGGAAGCTTACTCCATGCTCGATCTCAGCTTTGAAGCCCCCAAGCCCAAAGTGTTCTCCGGTGCCACGGGCGACTGGGAACTGGTCATCGGGATGGAAATCCACGCGCAGGTCGCCTCCAGGGCCAAGCTGTTTTCCGGCGCCTCCACCACCTTCGGCGCGGAACCCAATTCCAACGTCGCCTTTGTCGATGCCGCGATGCCCGGCATGTTGCCGGTGGTCAATGAGTTCTGCATCGAACAGGCGGTGCGCACCGGCTTGGGCCTCAAGGCGGTGATCAACCTGACCTCGGCCTTTGACCGCAAGAACTACTTTTATCCCGACCTGCCGCAGGGCTACCAGATTTCGCAGCTTTATCACCCGCTGGTCGGTGAGGGCGAGGTGCTGGTCGAACTGGGCAACGGCACGGCCCGCAGCGTGCGCATCGAACGTATCCACGTCGAGCAGGACGCGGGCAAATCGAATTCATGACATGGACCCGACCATGTCTTTCGTTGACCTCAACCGCACCGGCGTCGCGCTGATGGAGATCGTCAGCCGCCCCGATATCCGCAGCCCCGAAGAAGCCGCCGCCTATGTCGTGAAAATCCGCCAGATCCTGCGCTATCTGGGCACCTGCGACGGCAACATGCAAAACGGCAACCTGCGCGCCGATGTCAACGTCTCGGTCTGCCGCCCCGGCCAATACGAGAAATATCAGGCGACGCAGGATTTCAGCCACCTCGGCACGCGCTGCGAGATCAAGAACATGAACTCCATGCGCTTCATCCAGCAGGCCATCGACGTCGAGGCGCGCCGCCAGATTGCCATCATCGAGGATGGTGGCAGCGTGACGCAGGAGACCCGGCTTTTCGACCCCGACAAGGGCGAAACCCGCTCCATGCGCTCCAAGGAAGAGGCGCATGACTACCGCTATTTCCCGTGCCCCGATTTGCTGCCGCTGGAAATCGAGCAGGCCTGGGTCGATGCCATCGCCGCCTCGATGCCGGAACTGCCAGACGCCAAGAAAGCGCGCTTCATCAAGGACTTCGGCCTGACCGACTATGACGCCTCGGTGCTGACCGCCGATGTCGAACTGGCGCAATATTACGAGGATTCGGTCGGTGGCGGTGACGGCAAACGCGCCGCCAACTGGGTGATCAACGAGGTTCTGGGCCGCGCCAACAAGCTTGAAGTCACCCCGCGCGAGATCGTCGCCCCCTCGGCCAATGCCGCCATTCTGGCGATGATCGCCTCCGAGGAAATCAGCTCGAAAATCGCCAAGGATGTGCTGGAAATCCACATCGAGACCAAAGAGGACCCGGCCCATATCGTCGAATCCCGTGGCATGAAGCAGGTCACCGATACCGGCGCCATCGAGGCCGCCGTGGACGAGATCATCGCCGCCAACCCGGCGCAGGTCGAAAAGGCCAAGCAGAACCCGAAACTGGCGGGCTGGTTTGTCGGTCAGACCATGAAAGCGACCGGCGGCAAGGCCAATCCGGCGGCGGTCAACGCGTTGGTCGCGGCAAAGCTCGGGTTGTAATCCGGCGCCACCCGCGCCCCCCCCCTTCGTGAGGTTGCCAATGTCTGACACGACAACGATCTTGCTGCATTTGGGGACGCATAAAACCGGCTCCACGTCGTTGCAGCGCAATTTTGCAAAGCACCGGTGGGTGCTGCGCAAGCATGGGTTGCGGTATGTGGGGACAGACCAGCCCTATCCGAACCTTTATTCCGCGTTCATGCCCGATCCGATGAAATTCGTCTGGAACCGGGTCTCGGGGTTGAGCCGCGAACAGATCATGGCGCGCGATGCCAAGTCGATGGCCGAACTCGAGGCGGTGCTGGCCAAGAACACCGACCCATTGGTGGTTATCTCAAGCGAATATCTGGCGATGCTTCCCGCCGAGGGGCTGCGCGCGATGCGGGATCGTTTCGCGCCCTATGGGCGGGTCGAGGCGGTCTATGCCTACCGCGAATTGCACAGTTGGATTTCATCGGACACGCAGCAGATGGCCAAGATCGGGGTCGCCAAACGGCGCACGCCGGTCAACGAGGCGCTCAGGCGGATCTCGGATTTCCCCGTCAAGATTGTCGAGGTGTTCGGCCGCGACGCCACGCATTTCCTGCGCTTCGAGGATGCCAAGGAGATCGGCATTTGCACGCATTTCCTGCAAACCTTCGGGTTGCCGGGGTTTCCCGAGATGGGTCTTGAGGAAAGCCGTGAAAACCTATCGCTGTCGGGCCCGGCGGTCGAGGCGCTTTTCGTCTATAACCGTGAGCACCCGTTGGAGGGTGGCACCCGCGACCCGGTCGAGGTTGCGCGGCTCAGGGCATTGCCGGGGCCGCGCTATGTCGCCAATGCCTTCGGTCCGCGCCATATCGAGAATTATGCCCAAGCCTGGAAGGTGGCGACCGAGTTGGGCCTGCGCCTGGCACCGCCGGAAACGCTGGCAAGATTGCCGGCGTGGCAAATCTGGCGCTCGCGGCTCAAGCGGGCGCTTCGCCTGTAGCCTCTGGTGTTCGCGTCAGGGGGGCGGAACTCTTGCCAAAAGGTTAACGCTGCACCTCAAGCCATTGAAATCATGGGTCTCACGGTCTGTCCCACGGGGGGACACAGGGGCGTCTCATGCGATTTTCACCGCCAAGGCCGCCTCGGCCTCCGCCACTGATCCGGCCACGATCATCAACTCCCGCAGGGTTTCCTGCGCGAAACCCTGCTCGATCACATGATCAATCAGGGCCAATAACGGCCGCCAGAACCCGCCCTGATCCAACAAGATCACCGGTTTCTTATGCAGCCCGATCTGCGCCCAGGTCAGCACCTCGAAAAACTCATCCAGCGTGCCCGCCCCGCCCGGCAAAACCAGCGCCGCATGAGAATTCGCAAACATCACCTTCTTGCGCTCATGCATGGTTTCGGTGATCACCAAACTATCCAGCTCCACCCGCGCAACCTCGTCCGTCATCAGATGAACCGGGATCACCCCAAACGTCTTGCCGCCCGCCTTTTGCGTCGCCCGCGCCACGGCCCCCATCAACCCGATATCCCCGGCCCCATACACCAGCCGCCAGTTTCGCCGCGCAAACATCGTCCCGATCTCGACACCCGCCTGCATCATCGCCGGATCTTTTCCGGGCCGCGACCCACAAAACACGCAAACAGAGGGCGGGAACACAGCCATCGCGGCTCCTTTCGCAAGACCTTGGGGAAAGAAATTCTTTTACCCATAGATACGGGTGTTGTAGGGTGGGGACAAGTGCGGGTGACGGCCCGCCATAAAGGTTGGATACGGATGTCTCAGAAACGGGTCTGGGTGTTGGGCGGCGCGACTCTGGTCGTGGGCGCCGCGGTCGCCATGGTTCTGGCCACAGGCGTACGCCGCGATGATCCGTCAGGCCCTGCGCCGTTTGCCTCGCTTGCGCCCGAGGCGGCGGATCCCGAAACCACGACATCCCGGGCCACCACATCCGAGCCCGCCCAACCGACGACGGCGGTCCCCGCTGAGGTCGTGGCCGTTCCTCCGTCTGCGACTTCCGAGCCAGCGCCGCAAGCGGCAATACCGCCACAATTCGATGTGGTGCGGATTGGTCGCGATGGCAGCGCGCTGGTGGCTGGCGAGGCCGCACCTGGTGCTGCCGTGACGGTGCGCCTTGATGGGCAGGTGGTGGCGCAAACCGCATCGGATGGTGCGGGCCAGTTTGTGATGCTGTTTTCGCTGGGCCATTCCGACGTCGCGCAGATGCTGACCCTGGAGATGGAGGCCGCCGATGGCACGGTGATGGCCGCCGAGGACACGGTGATCCTGACGCCGCGCCCGGCTCCGGTTGCAGCTCCGGTTCAGATTGCCGAGGCCGAAGCACCCGGTCGGCCAGCACCAAGTGCCGCGGGCCCGGACAGCCCCGGGCAAGATGGTGCAGAACGCGACACCACGCCCGAAGAACTCTTGCAGCCGTCGACCGTGGCACAAGCGCCCTCCGTGACCGCCACGGCGACGGCGCCCGAGCGTGCGCAAATCACGACGCCAGCGCCACAAACCACGGTTCCGGTGACCTCACACGCCGAATTGACGAGCCCGGACCAAGACCGTCCGGCCGCGACCCGTGCGCAGACGGAATCCGCAGAGGGGCTGTCAACGGCTCCGGTTGCCATTGCGCGTGTGGAGGCCTCGTCACCCGAGGCCGCGACACCGACACCCACGGGTCCGGTCGAGGTGGCGCAATCTTCGAGCCTGGCCAGACCCGAACCCGAGGCTGCCTCCGCCCCGGCAACCGCCGTGGCTGTCGCCGCTGCTGATGCCGAACCCGATGCAGGGTCGATCGCCGTCGATATTGCACCAGCGGTTGCGCCAGCGTCGGGCCCCGCCATGGTCCTCCCTGTCGAATCGGCAGCCATTGAGCGTGCCGAAACCATACCTGAAATACTGGATGCTCCCGGAACATCTGTGACAGCGCCGGTTGTCGCATCCACGCCGCCTGTTACGCCAGAGGTGTCACCGGTCACCAACCTTGCCGCGACGGAGTCCGAGGAAACACGTTTGGCCGACGCCGCGTCACTGCCCTCGGGTTTCATCGTGCGGGGCAGCGGCGCGGTTGAGGTTCTGGACCGTGCGCCGCAGGTCATGGACAATGTGGTGATTGACTCGATCAGCTATTCGGCGGCCGGTGATGTGCAAATCGCGGGCCGCGCGGCCAGCGCGCAACCGGCCTCGAACCTGCGAATTTATCTGGACAATCAACCGATTGCCGTGGCGCGGTCCGAACGTGGCGACTGGACCTCGGACCTGCCGCATGTGGACCCGGGGGTCTATACGTTGCGCGTCGATCAACTGAGCGACCAAGGCCGGGTTGTCTCGCGGTTCGAGACCCCGTTCCAGCGCGAGGACCCGACGCGCGTGGCCGCCGCGCAGGCGCAACCGCGCGACGTGTCCGCGCCGAGCACCCAGAGCTCCGAGGCGGCGGCGCCTGACGTGACGGCCCGCGCCACCGTCGCGCCGCGCGCTCAACCAGACCCAGCCGCGCCGCGCGCACAACCAGACCCTGCGCCCGCTGCCGCGCCAACGCTCCCCGTTTCGCTGATCACCGTGCAGCCCGGCCATACGCTTTGGG
This region includes:
- the gatB gene encoding Asp-tRNA(Asn)/Glu-tRNA(Gln) amidotransferase subunit GatB; protein product: MSFVDLNRTGVALMEIVSRPDIRSPEEAAAYVVKIRQILRYLGTCDGNMQNGNLRADVNVSVCRPGQYEKYQATQDFSHLGTRCEIKNMNSMRFIQQAIDVEARRQIAIIEDGGSVTQETRLFDPDKGETRSMRSKEEAHDYRYFPCPDLLPLEIEQAWVDAIAASMPELPDAKKARFIKDFGLTDYDASVLTADVELAQYYEDSVGGGDGKRAANWVINEVLGRANKLEVTPREIVAPSANAAILAMIASEEISSKIAKDVLEIHIETKEDPAHIVESRGMKQVTDTGAIEAAVDEIIAANPAQVEKAKQNPKLAGWFVGQTMKATGGKANPAAVNALVAAKLGL
- a CDS encoding LysM peptidoglycan-binding domain-containing protein, with translation MSQKRVWVLGGATLVVGAAVAMVLATGVRRDDPSGPAPFASLAPEAADPETTTSRATTSEPAQPTTAVPAEVVAVPPSATSEPAPQAAIPPQFDVVRIGRDGSALVAGEAAPGAAVTVRLDGQVVAQTASDGAGQFVMLFSLGHSDVAQMLTLEMEAADGTVMAAEDTVILTPRPAPVAAPVQIAEAEAPGRPAPSAAGPDSPGQDGAERDTTPEELLQPSTVAQAPSVTATATAPERAQITTPAPQTTVPVTSHAELTSPDQDRPAATRAQTESAEGLSTAPVAIARVEASSPEAATPTPTGPVEVAQSSSLARPEPEAASAPATAVAVAAADAEPDAGSIAVDIAPAVAPASGPAMVLPVESAAIERAETIPEILDAPGTSVTAPVVASTPPVTPEVSPVTNLAATESEETRLADAASLPSGFIVRGSGAVEVLDRAPQVMDNVVIDSISYSAAGDVQIAGRAASAQPASNLRIYLDNQPIAVARSERGDWTSDLPHVDPGVYTLRVDQLSDQGRVVSRFETPFQREDPTRVAAAQAQPRDVSAPSTQSSEAAAPDVTARATVAPRAQPDPAAPRAQPDPAPAAAPTLPVSLITVQPGHTLWAISTDRYGAGELYVVIYRANRNQIRDPDLIYPGQVFALPDN
- a CDS encoding BolA family protein — translated: MFQEANEKGQLYMNDDIRVSDQIETRLRAAFTPRSLHIEDESESHRGHAGYRDGGQSHFHVALDAPELDALSRVARHRAVHKAIGDDLVAQIHALRLTLGS
- a CDS encoding TIGR00730 family Rossman fold protein, which gives rise to MAVFPPSVCVFCGSRPGKDPAMMQAGVEIGTMFARRNWRLVYGAGDIGLMGAVARATQKAGGKTFGVIPVHLMTDEVARVELDSLVITETMHERKKVMFANSHAALVLPGGAGTLDEFFEVLTWAQIGLHKKPVILLDQGGFWRPLLALIDHVIEQGFAQETLRELMIVAGSVAEAEAALAVKIA
- a CDS encoding transglycosylase SLT domain-containing protein; the encoded protein is MRPASIFAILSIAALSACSSQINATTNDMEVAARWDHRPEADLWNSAMMQALRTDGAEMLALTPEDIQTWCPGYADASEDERAAFYVAFFSGLARFESTWNPRASGGGGRYRGLLQISPQTAQHHDCSLPEAGLFNGAANLACAVRIATSAVTRDGVVAAGRGGIAADWPPMRDPAKRREVAEFTRALPQCEG
- a CDS encoding YbjN domain-containing protein; translated protein: MLNFRTLATASALGTFLAFPAVSQVALGGMITGSDFDRVMEIAGSYGPVERRTDEVGDWIRGEMGGTVYTITFLNCDDNDQNCTSLQFRAWWNSNGNYTADHMNQWNRDRRFSDAYLDSRNNPTIEFDVNLAGGVTAVNFDDTVQWWQAVLRQFQDMVIDPVSRGQPPVTSSTPVPEMPPVQTPPSK